A window of Drosophila sulfurigaster albostrigata strain 15112-1811.04 chromosome X, ASM2355843v2, whole genome shotgun sequence genomic DNA:
CTCTTCggtccctctccctctctctctttctctttgttcTTCTTGCACACATTTTGCTATCAATCTTCCACttcttcatttcattaaaGAAATTAGTACAGTTACGggaataatacataatatacgATAATattgtgtacatatatatactatacatatatgtatatatatatataaatataatgaaaataaatctttGGATATTTCGACATTACAAAAGAAatgtgaataaattaaaatttcgcTCGTGTATAAATGTTTGTGTATGTCatgaaattttttaaaagtgtgtgtttctttatttgttatcGACTGGCGCGCTCAATTTTGCTATGCTTAAATTTTAGCTAGAACataagttttgttttctattctttCCATCATTTGATAGTATCATCTTGAAGGGGTTTCTATGCTGGGATCTCTTTTCATTCTCCTTGGCGGGGCTTGCACtacttgctgttgctttaaatgtaattttcattttttgttttttgctatATGGTagttatggtatatttgtaattagaatataataatataaatttttttttaatcgtttcgaaaatatttagcattttttttgtctacACGCGTATTTTTCTCCTTCTATATATCTTTTTCTATGGCGTGTGGCTGCCTCAATTCATCTTTCTGACTTTCGacttccttttgcttttgctctacCTTCACTTTGCTGACTAGATTTCttgttgcaaattttgttcaaacaaaaaattgtttcctataattatgaaaaaaataataataattataattatgaatattgTTTATACACAAGcaattttcgcttttgttACATTCCACAtattttctcttctttctttttttgctaaGGATCTTGTGTTAAGgtatttcttatttgttgttgtcagtgttttcgttggtttttttttgtttttgtttctggaTACAACTTAAAATAGGTAGTGTTgacataaattaattgtaacTAGACGTATTGTACCTACTATAAAGAAAatcattattgaaattaatcgaaatacatacatgtatgtatggtatatgtttttggaaaaaagaaacatgTTCTAATTAAGTCTCTTTCCATAAATggtatacaataaataaatatgcatggctgcaatttgaataataacaaCGAGCGCTTCaattatgttaaaaaaaacacaaataaacaaagaaatcATACAAAACGCAtttaccaaataccaaatacaaaaataccaatcaatcaatcaaccaATCAATCAAAACTCAAATATAGAAACTCTCAAAGAAATCAAAgatatgttgtgtgtgtcagtgtttggtttggtttggtgtGTAAGCAATGATAAAACGCAGAAATTGCACAAAGATCAATGATCATTGGATGTGCgaagtgttgttttttttgttttgtgtgtatggAAAGGgtttactgtgtgtgtgtgtgtgtgttatcgaTAGATAGACGGTTGAACTTAACGGTACCGCACAGTACCACATAATACTGAACGCGACTGTACTCTcctctttcttcttcttctgattattctcctgctcctgcttAACCTCGATTTTCATTCTTTGTCAATAGGCAGCGAGGGCAAAGcgtcattttgaatttttcttcattttcacatcgttttttctttcaagTTTTATAACAAAAAGTTTGACTTACTTAACTAGAAAAACGCTTTGCTAATGCTGTTTAATATattgggttttttttgttgttgtttttttttttttttttttaacttttgtcatataaaaaatgttcatattcaagttgttgttgttattatttagttaCTGAGTTTTGTGCTACggttttgttcttgttttttttaaactcTAAAAATGTTAGCAAATGTTTTCTTATGCCGCTTACTATAcattatataaagtatataaggtatatataaatattatagtataatattcactaacaattatttactttagtaaaatgtttcaaatttgcgcataaattattgtattactGCTATCGcttctgctctgctgctgctgcattctgcttcttcttcgcttctacttctacttccaCTTTCACTTTCTTTCAGCTTCTGCTACAACTCTTTCTCTTCAACTTTATCTTGTTTGTTATTCGCGTAAACTGCTTGCATTGCTATCGTTATCGTTacgttatcgttatcgctgCATTTTGCACACTTGACCATAAAAAAATTTCTCCAGCTTCATGCAATTTGTCATCTCTCAATGTGACCATGTTTGTGTTGGGTGTATttcacgtgtgtgtgtgtgtgtatgtgtctatTTCTGTGTTTGTGGGTGTGTACGAGTCGGACGCTAGATTTTGTTCTTGGATTTTCGCTTGGCTCTCATTTGCATTAGCTTGGTTTTTCatatgtataaaaacaaacacaaaacattaaaatttaaatttaaatacaatatacatttatgtCAATATATCGctattgtatatagtataataattattaaatttcattaatttgtttctttttttttttttgtttatatatattttgtaatactGTAGCAGCCTCcatgtatgtgtttgtttatccattacttattttcatttgaatacttttcattttgcttctAAGCTAGCCGAGAAAATGGGGAAAACAAATCTCTAACGCGACTCGTcacaaaaatccaaaaatatcATGTgaaatttctttcatttcctTGCAGTTTTtatcttctttttgttgttcttgttatttttgtttcgtaGAAAAATTGGAGTGTAACTAACAGCTTCTTTTTAGGTTTTTTGTTCatctcatttgcattttgttaatTCTTTTCGTTACTGGAAGATTTCATTGCTGCTTATTCTtagttaataattttaaaattttttgtttctttttgctagttaaatttcataaataattattaatatgcatTGGTTTGCTTTATcgcatttttggtttttttttttgttttgtagatttctttgttattttttttgctttgcgactaattttgtttagtttttgttgtttttttttcgtattttttttttttttttttgttattttgttttgttaaatattgCAATCGACACGATGTCTCAAGTTAAGTTTAGTTTAGGCTCTTCGCTTACTTAAATGCTAAACAAGAATTTCGCTATTGCAACGGCCTCAACGGCGTTTTGGCCGCCGTTTCGTTGTTTAGACGAGATTTTTCTCCTCGGCTTGGGCTAAAAGcccgcctctctctctctctgtctgtctgtccgtccgtcagtctgtctgtccgtctttgtgtgtgtttgtttgcatatgtgtgtgtgtgtgtgtgtgtgttttacacatactgttttttgttgcgctTAGTTACCAGTTTAGTTGATaccatgcatatttatatatgtatacgtgAGTTCttctctgcttcttctgcatCTGCTCTTCTGCTTCCGTGTCAACTAGATAATTGTATTGTGTAGTTAAgggtgttttttgtttctattttgaGGGGTGTACTTGCTCTCCTGTGTCATTGCAGTCTACAGTCTGCTGTCTGCAGTCGCGGTGTTTACTTGGCCTTGTTGGTCTTAAAGCTGACCTGCAGCACACGATTGCCCATGGTATAGCCGTTAAGTGCCCTTATGGCCATGGCCGCCTCGTCGTAATTCGTCATCGAGACAAAGCCGTAGCCTTTGCATTGATTCGTTGTGGGATCCTTGACAATCTTCACCGATTGCACCGCCCCGAATGGGCCAAACAGTTGCCACAACGCCGCCTCCTCGGTTTCGGGAGCCAGGTTGTAAATGAATATGGGATACGCTCCGCCAGGTCCGCTGGCGAGcgttgttgccgccgccgcagctgcCCCCAGGCCATTGGGCAGCATCACGTCAAGCATGTCACCGGCCATGGGCGAGAAGCGGGCGAGTCCTTTGTTCACAGGTGTGTGCATGGCGCCGCCAATGCGTCGCACAAGTTGCGGATTAAGGAAAGCGGGCAATTGCGGCTGGATGATCTTGCTGGTACTGCCGGGCGTATTCGAGAACTTAACGACAATGGGATCAGTGCAGCTGCTCGGTGTGGTGCCATTCAGCGCAATGATCGCCCTGGTGGCCTCCTCCCGCTTGTCGAAGCGGATGAAGCCCACACCTTTGGTCTGTGTATCGTTGCCGGCATTCTGCAGAATGCGTGAGGTAATGATCGCACCGAATGGCGCAAAGATCGCCTCCAGCTCCTGCTGGGTCATCGTCTTGGGCAGCCCAGACACATACAGATTGGCGCCCTTGATGGCATCGGAGGAGGGTCGGGCAAATGACACTTTGATCGTTTTGTTCTGCAATCGCAGACCATTGAGCACATTCACCGCCTGCTCGGCGTCCTGTGGACGCACATAGTTGACGAAGCCATAGCCGAGACTCTGGCCCTTGCTGGGCGCTTGGGGATTTAGTGGATCAATGTAGACCTGCGACTTGTCGCGTATCAGTTTCACCGACTCGATCTCGCCCACGCTGGAGAAGAGCGATCGGATCTCGTCCTCGGTCATCGTCTGTGGCAAGTAGTTGACAATGAGATTTGTGCGCGTCTCTGTGCTACCATTGCTGCCGTTCTGTGCCCCGCCAGCGTTGCCATTGGTGTTGCTCtgcacctgctgctgttgctgctgttgttgctgttgctgctgctgttgctggacGGCAACCACAGCTTGCTgtacttgctgttgctgctgctgcacttgctgctgttgctgttgctgctgttgcacttgctgctgctgctgttgcacttgctgctgctgttgctgcacgacttgctgctgctgttgctgttgttgttgcaccaCCGCCTGCTGCGCCACTTGCGcctgctgcaattgttgtgtcaccgcagcggcggcagcggcaaccgCTTGctgtgtctgctgctgctgcacttgcaaTATCGCCTGttgcacctgctgctgctgttgcaattgtgccgctgctgccaccgctgctgcACTTTGCACCGGCGCGGCGGCATTTGTGGCTGCCACCGCCGCAGCGGCCGCTGCACTCTGCATTAGTTGGGCTTGTGTGTCCACGCCGGCGGCGCCTGTATTTGCCATCATAAAGTCCActtcaattgatttcaattcagattcaaatttgttgccgttcgaattcgaattcgatttcgatttggaGTTCGAATGGGAAATCGGATTGTTGTAGATCAACGCAGACACAGCATATGAAAGAGAATAAGAGTTAAATGTCAAGATTAAACCATTTGCAAGGTGTGTTAGTAACTGCATCTATCcatcaatcagtcagtcaatcattAAACTACAAATACCAATTACTTGCAATCTACTTTTCGGTTCAAGTTTTAGTTTGGTTAACGGTTAGTTTGAGCTTTGCGCACTCTAGCGCCGCCCTGCGGCCCACTTTCGGAACTTACTTTtgcactctcacacacacacaaacaaatactcacacgcacacaacaagAGTGAGAGCGATAGAGAGCAAGAGCTTACAATCTCAGCAGACGCAAACACAGACAAGCCACTTTATTTaatacacgcacacgcacacacacacacacctataaatatattaacgGCGCAGCGGGCAAAGGAGGTAGTTggtttaatatttctttttgtgttaGGTGGAGAGTTTGCTGAGCTTTTCtagattttgattttgcttttggtttttgccgttgtcgttgccgctACGAGACCCGCTACGTCCCAAGCACGCGATGCTACTGAGCGCAGGTCCTTGCAAAGCCTTCGTGCTATGCTGCCGTTACATTctcgctatctctctctatctcgctctctctctctctctctttcactctctcgcctgctcctgctgctgccactgctccTACTGCTGGCAATTGTAACAAAACACGTACCCGGCCAAACCCAGTTATgtaatacatacacacacacacacacacatgcttatATACGGTATATAGCGGCAACGAACTCTTAACACAGCAGCTCACACAACCCCCTCTTGAACCATGAAAACCAATAACGAACAAATCAACTACagcctaaaaaaaaaaaaattatttaaaactacaaaatgaGCAACCGCCCGTCACCCTCCCCACCCTCTAtcaagccaaaacaaaaaacatgcAACCcctaaaagttattaaaaaaaaaaaaaaacaccgagttgtaatatttattttgcgaaAATGGATGAAATGTGTACGCCTGGCTCGCACAAGGgttaaacacaacaaaagtaaagaaCAATGCCACCCCCTTGGATTAATAACAGAAAAGAACCATGTGCGCTGCTTTTGCCGTGCCTTCAGCAGTCTGGCAACACCGACAGGCTGCTGACTGCATTGATGATGATctctgtgttctgtgtgtgaactTGCACTTTTTGGGTGGTTGCTGCTGAGTTCTACTCCTTCGTTCTCGCTCTAGCTCTAGCTCTTGTGTGATTCGTCGCACTCAAGTCAAAAGGTCAAACGAAAACTGACACACGCGACAAACGCacgcatatacatacacatctATTTTGCACATAGCACattgaatgtgtgagtgtgtatttagtatatactacatacatatttgcacGCCCACACGCCAAGAGCAGCGAAGAGAAGAgcgcacatacatacatatgtatgtactatgtttgtacatacatagttTGCCGCTCTCAATTTCCATGACAACTGAGATTTTAAAAGTGTCTGCACCACTTTCTGCCTTCCTCCCACCATCCCCCCTCTGTCCTCATTGATCCATCATAGCTCGTCAGCTCGTCAGCacatgcatttaaaattaaagtatttatttatttagtactCACTTTTTTCGGTTAAAATTCTGCTTCTTCcgcaaatttgaatttgaattccttctcttttttcttttgttttatatgcGCGCGCGCTGTACACGGCGCAACTCCTTCGTCTATAGCTGCTTCTTCTTAGGGCAAGGATTCTCGCACTTGATGAACCAGGATATGTTCTGTTTCTTTAGCTACACAATTAATTGCGActatttcgtttgttttgttttcttgctaACAGTTATTTGAACGCTGGAGTCGTTTTCGTCGTCTACTGCGTTGtcgatattgttgttgtagttgtatcAAAAAGagtgaataaaaacaaaaacaaaaaaagcggTAAATTGGtttgctcgttgttgttgggctCTGTTATCGTATCGCGCATTTATCGATTTCATCGATTTTTCCCAAAACCTAAAGGCGGCAACTACaccaacagcggcagcagtaATGAGAAGTAGTCATTGATACTTAGCCAAAATTCTATGTAtacacattaaataaatatgtgtgtacatattaatttcatttcttttttattgttacaCAATTTTCGGACaattctgctgctgccattgttgttgttgtagttttgtgttagatttttgtttttcaatactGATGATTATAACAGTATCTCTCTCAGTTGCTGCTACTGCGTCTCTCAGGCACTGTGCTAATTTATGGCGAGCGCCATTGGGAAGAGAGTGACtgagtgagcgagcgagcgagtgaggGAACGAGCAAGCAGGCAAGCGAACGACCTACCGccctcgctctccctctcgctcctttctttgcctttggctttgcaatatatacaatgtattgctgttgtgttgtttttgttgttcttgttgttgctgctatttctTCTATGCATGCCTctaaatgtatgtgtgagtatgCTTTATTTAACTAGCGCGCATATTTCACCATTCATGTGAATACACAAACATACGCACACACGGCACATACACATGATATgaatacatatgcatgtttgctttttcacacacacacatacacacacgcacttagTATCTataagttttgttgttgttgttgttgctagcgACGcgcttattaaattaaaacacgCGCTGCTTTGctatgtttgttgttctttcttaatttgaaaacaaaaatttacaaaaaaaaaatcgacaaCAAATATGAATTGTTCATTGCTTTAGCGTTGAATCGTTCTAATTTGTATTTCCGCACAattctctctccctcacaCTTCCACTACATCATTacaagtttgttgttgttctttagttgaaaagttttgctgccgcaacaaaatacacacatacaacactagtattactaaatatatttttgttttgaaataatCACAATTCGATTTCTCACAAAATTTGTACTAaaactattttgtatttatttgaaatctgGCCggcgttttattttgttgtttgaatGAGAActgctcaaaaaaaaaaatttttcgaaTACATTGAATTCTAGTTACTACTATTTTGATGtgtagttgtttttgtcgGCGTACAATGCTCCTTTTTTTCGCTGCACATAAAATCGATATGCTAGCTGCGCCCTTTTTGCCACTCACACAGCTGCACAGACACACGGACACTGACAGCGCAGATACACAGAAGCAGAGAGCagagcggcggcggcggcgcaGGCAGAAAATGTGATGCGGCGGCGACGGCAGCGGCAGTAGATTTGAacacacagcaaacacacacacccgtacatacatacatacatactaatattaactacaactacaactgcggctgctgctgcgattaatatactactactcTCACTCTTACTACTATTGCTTTacttctactactactatGCTGTCTACTACTCTTTGCACTGATCTCGCTTAACTCTTTTGCCTCTCTTTTGAGTTTGTTGAACTGTTTGGCGTTTGTTGGCCCCCCTCGCTACATGCCACCCGACCGTTTTACCAAGCCTTGTCTACCGATTCTCCTCATACCTATTGCATATATTGTAATTTCTCAGTTTtagcatacaaaatatacatacatatgtatgtaaacacGTACTAAGTGTGTTTTGAAAATTGCTCCATacaatacacactcacacacgcgcACAAACAACAttcaagaacaacaaaaaaaaacacatacacataaaaacGAATGTAcgtgtgtatgtttgtatgtaattGCACAATTATGCAGCGCGTTTTGTGATCGTTTTGGCAATTTTAGTAGCATTCTTTTATTTCTGCCGCTGCTATTGTAGTTACAGTTGATAGTTGTCgtatcattgttgttgttgttgttgttagtgttacGCTTACGTTttgctgttgcggctgctgttctagttgttgttgttattgttgcttgcttgtttgtttgtttgttattgcagTGCAGTTGCAGATTGTTGTTCGTGTTCACTTTGAGTTAGTGTTTGATTTTAAGTTTAAACAAGTTGTATACGTTATTTGCATTACTTTTCTCCTTTggacacaacaaaaaaacgaaaaaaatcaattgcaaaatgaGCAGAGCACACGAGAGCTGTGAAGGCAGCGCACAACgacacagagaaagagcgtTTCAAACGTACTGCGGCGTACAACGTCTAGcgtggaaatgaaaatgacgCGAACTCAAAAGCGAACGCAACACACAACCTCctcttcttgctgctgctgcctctgctgctacCCTCGTAGACAACGGCAACactgatacacacacacacacacacacaatacacacataaGCATTCATGTTACGTATGTGCGACACGTTTGTAGTCAGTCTTGtgcaaagagagtgagagctaatgctagagagaaagagagacgtTGCGCGCATTTGTTTccatggttgttgttggtttccCTGTTTGATGTCGTTCTCTCTCTGAGAGTGGACGGCAGTGACCGCGCTCTCAGGTAATCGTGTTCGTCTCCTGTTTGTGTATGGAAAACCGGGTGCCAATGGTGGGTGATCTGACGTAGGAAATCTCCTTTTGTGAGCTGAGCATCAACTACTCAGCGCAGACCACCCGTTGTTTTTAAGAACAAAATGAACAATTTCCATATCCATAGCGCCAACAAGTAAATTcaatgtttgtatttattacaacaattacaaaacatGCAGAATTcttggaaattatttaaattcaagaaATGACTTTTTGGAGCTGCTTTTTCCAGTAGCCTGGCAGCGCtcacacatatatgtatgtatgtacacttaaatatatatgtacgtgcATTTAGATTTGTGTTCGCATCAAGCATGTTCGTCATGCAAGTAAGCTAGGTGATCAAATCAACTCGCCAAGTGTTGCCAGAAAGTCGCAATTTGGTCAATggtgaaatatattttctgggcttaaatttgaattgcgATTTGCGAAATAAGGCGGCTGTCGATCAGTTTTGCAAATCGAAAACTGGAATTTTGGATGCCATAGATACTAATTATGAGGTCGACAACCGTTTTATGATGCTCTGTGTTTCTTTCTATGTACTTTCTCCCTCTTTTCCTGTATTCTatctctctcgtttttttgGTGCATTATCCTTGCAAAGCACGAGGGCTGTTTAACGCTttaatactgtttttttttttggctttcaGCAAACGTATTTTTGCAGTGCAACAACCACCAACGCCAACGgggttgtttctgtttctgtgcTTGCTTACACCCCCTATCGAAGCCAGAGTAGCGTGAGAGtgcgtatgtgtatgtgtgtgtgattgtgtctGTGTACTGTGGACTTGGCTCAGGGTTTTTTGGCatgcgtgcgtgcgtgtgcttAATTGCGCTTGTATTCGCTtctcactgtgtgtgtgtgcgtgcgtgtgtgtgattgtgttcgtgtgtgtgcttcCTGTTATGCGCTGCCCACCGGTTTCCATGTGCTGATTTTTATGGCCTGGCATTACAAATGTGCCGCCGCCTGTCTGTTCCAATTTACACGCAGTGAACACATTGTTATTGCCGCTGTCGCCGCTGCTcgcaaaaacataaaaatgtaactCAAGCAAGCAATGTGTTGGCTGGATTGGGGTGGTTTTTAGCTTAGATCTGGGTTGCCAGACAGCAGCACTGCGAACGTGCTAAAGGCCAAAAGGGGGTGGACAGACGAGACAGATCGGCGACGCGCAAGTGCCGCAAGTCCATTGCCAGATAAGCGCAATTTATGCATGCATGCAAGctactatgtgtgtgtgtgtgtgtgacacgAAACTACATATGTGTGCATGCATTGCATACGCGATATGACAATGCTAAATTTGTGAGCTTTGGCCGAAGGGTGGCGCCAGCTGAAATGGGAGTTGAGCGCAGCATTGTACACATGCatgtacatatgaatgtacataggtacatatgtacatatgtacgatTGTTGTGACAATGCCAAATTTGCTGGCTCTGATCAAAGGGGGACGCCAACTGAAATGGGAGCCAGTGGTTAGCTTAACACAGTACGaatatgtgcgtgtgtatttatttgcttgccgATAAGCATTGctgataataattaatttgcgcCAACTTCTGTTTTGCTGACGCATGCCTTGCCGACTGTGAGTCGAGAGTGGGTGGGAGAAGGAGTGTGTACGTGAGTGCTGGCCACGTGCTTTCTTTGGCGCTCGCCCTGTCTCACTCATGCACACATTCAGTATGCTGTCACTGTCGCCGCGCagtatgcaacacattttgtcgattgaatgcgaatgtgatgCTAAAGGGGAATGCGGGATACTGGGGCGGCGGCTTAATCCTTTTGGCTTCGCCAGCTAACAAAACGCACCTTGGCATTTACAACAAAACTGGGATTAAAAATCAGCAGCCAACTACACCGgattacaacaacaatgggcaCGGCATTATTTTCCTTCacttcttttttgttcttctCGTTTTTGGGGTTGGCCGCCGCACCCTTAAGCGATTTATGACGCTCGCTTTGTGtgcatgtctgtgtgtgcgtgtgtttttgaataaacacaaactaaaaaatcaacaaaacacaacagtCAACTCGTCCATTTCGCTGCAGTCTGAGTTTGTTGCACCAATCTGTAGTTGCAAGGAGTGCCTAGGAGCTGGATCTGCTCTAGAACTGGTCGAAAAACTAGTCCCCGAGAGTGCATGATTCATCAACCCCCTCGCTGTTTCTCCTTCCCccttttacatttacataatgGTCCTTGGTCCTTCGTCCTCCGTCCTTTGTGCTAAGGGCATTTTTAACTTTGCACGTCTCGCTGCACAACGCGATCGACAGATGCAGTTTTTCCCTGAAactaaacaataataatcacCATTTAAATTACCATAAGACACCCGAGAAAACTGATCGCGAGGGAGCAGCAAGGAGAGAGCGAGGAAACGCGACAGAAataaagcgagagagagagagagagagagagagagagagagatggctGGCTGGCGAAAGTAAGAGGCGAGGGGTCGCTGTACTGCATGCCATTTTAATTGTGGCATGTGTGCTGTTCCTTTTATGCTGAATTTCCTTTCGCTCGCCACAGTGCCACATTGCCACAGTTGACTGCCTCAAAAGGAAACTGAAATGCCACCTGGCCTACTAATCAGTATCCTTTAGAATACAtgcagacacacagacacacacactcacagacacaTTCGATGCAGCTGATCGTTGCCCTTTCCCCTCAACAAGATCTAAAATCAAATAGATTCGCAATTCGACGCAACCTTAAAAAGGAAGTGTAAAATGCATTTCCTCATTTGTTTTATAGGTAtagtattatagtattttacaactacaacatacatatatacaaatcgCAAGAAAACACTGCATAATTGTATTTCCTCATAGCATCCAAACTTCTGCACA
This region includes:
- the LOC133848057 gene encoding protein elav isoform X2 — its product is MMANTGAAGVDTQAQLMQSAAAAAAVAATNAAAPVQSAAAVAAAAQLQQQQQVQQAILQVQQQQTQQAVAAAAAAVTQQLQQAQVAQQAVVQQQQQQQQQVVQQQQQQVQQQQQQVQQQQQQQQQVQQQQQQVQQAVVAVQQQQQQQQQQQQQQQVQSNTNGNAGGAQNGSNGSTETRTNLIVNYLPQTMTEDEIRSLFSSVGEIESVKLIRDKSQVYIDPLNPQAPSKGQSLGYGFVNYVRPQDAEQAVNVLNGLRLQNKTIKVSFARPSSDAIKGANLYVSGLPKTMTQQELEAIFAPFGAIITSRILQNAGNDTQTKGVGFIRFDKREEATRAIIALNGTTPSSCTDPIVVKFSNTPGSTSKIIQPQLPAFLNPQLVRRIGGAMHTPVNKGLARFSPMAGDMLDVMLPNGLGAAAAAATTLASGPGGAYPIFIYNLAPETEEAALWQLFGPFGAVQSVKIVKDPTTNQCKGYGFVSMTNYDEAAMAIRALNGYTMGNRVLQVSFKTNKAK
- the LOC133848057 gene encoding protein elav isoform X1 — translated: MDFMMANTGAAGVDTQAQLMQSAAAAAAVAATNAAAPVQSAAAVAAAAQLQQQQQVQQAILQVQQQQTQQAVAAAAAAVTQQLQQAQVAQQAVVQQQQQQQQQVVQQQQQQVQQQQQQVQQQQQQQQQVQQQQQQVQQAVVAVQQQQQQQQQQQQQQQVQSNTNGNAGGAQNGSNGSTETRTNLIVNYLPQTMTEDEIRSLFSSVGEIESVKLIRDKSQVYIDPLNPQAPSKGQSLGYGFVNYVRPQDAEQAVNVLNGLRLQNKTIKVSFARPSSDAIKGANLYVSGLPKTMTQQELEAIFAPFGAIITSRILQNAGNDTQTKGVGFIRFDKREEATRAIIALNGTTPSSCTDPIVVKFSNTPGSTSKIIQPQLPAFLNPQLVRRIGGAMHTPVNKGLARFSPMAGDMLDVMLPNGLGAAAAAATTLASGPGGAYPIFIYNLAPETEEAALWQLFGPFGAVQSVKIVKDPTTNQCKGYGFVSMTNYDEAAMAIRALNGYTMGNRVLQVSFKTNKAK